A window of Lentibacillus sp. Marseille-P4043 contains these coding sequences:
- a CDS encoding AbrB/MazE/SpoVT family DNA-binding domain-containing protein, whose translation MEQFERKVTKVGNSFGITLPNELLKQVGLAHGDDVQVEVKDGKIVLRKKEKVTLPNGVDAEFMDILNEVINEHDKAFKGLVNR comes from the coding sequence TTGGAGCAATTTGAAAGAAAAGTTACGAAGGTTGGAAATAGTTTTGGAATCACTCTTCCTAATGAGTTACTCAAACAAGTTGGCTTAGCACATGGTGACGATGTTCAAGTCGAAGTTAAAGATGGGAAAATTGTATTAAGAAAAAAAGAGAAGGTAACACTTCCTAATGGTGTCGATGCAGAATTCATGGATATTTTAAATGAGGTCATTAATGAGCATGATAAAGCATTTAAAGGGTTAGTGAACAGATAA
- a CDS encoding type II toxin-antitoxin system death-on-curing family toxin: MDDVIYLTTNQVIAINTVQIRLYSPDEPLGVKEPNLLDSAINRPKQSVFGGDAYPSIHEKAAALFESIAKNHAFHNANKRTALASLIVFLKINHCQWTMGVEEEQDFTVDVVNHRYTFEEIVSTIRNHTENL; the protein is encoded by the coding sequence ATGGATGACGTCATCTATCTCACAACGAACCAAGTGATTGCTATTAATACAGTACAAATTCGTCTATACTCCCCTGATGAACCTTTGGGTGTTAAAGAACCAAACTTACTTGACTCAGCTATTAATCGCCCAAAACAATCTGTTTTTGGTGGTGACGCTTATCCTTCCATTCATGAAAAAGCAGCTGCACTTTTTGAATCCATTGCAAAGAACCATGCTTTTCATAATGCTAATAAACGAACGGCTTTAGCTTCATTAATTGTTTTCTTAAAAATAAACCATTGTCAATGGACGATGGGAGTTGAAGAAGAACAAGACTTCACAGTTGATGTAGTTAATCATAGATACACATTTGAAGAAATAGTTTCAACAATTAGGAATCATACCGAAAACCTATAA